The Proteiniborus sp. DW1 genome has a window encoding:
- a CDS encoding ABC transporter permease produces the protein MLRRCISAEWVKLRHSHIWMMLMILPVISVLIGSANFYMNQGVLKKEWYSLWSQVGLFYGEFFFPILIAICCAYMWRLEHFNKNWNMIMTSPVSAASIFVSKLIVVGILLIFVQMFFFLLYFLGGKLIGLTADLPNEIPRWLFQGWMAALTISTVQLSLSMHVRSFAAPIGICLCAVFIGLGMYVTNLGLFFPHSLLTTGMGVLSQTSLSSGESLLFFIMNLLYIVATSLLTIYRMGKSDVVA, from the coding sequence ATGTTAAGAAGATGTATTTCTGCTGAATGGGTGAAGTTGCGTCATTCCCATATATGGATGATGCTAATGATTCTTCCAGTTATAAGTGTATTGATTGGCAGTGCTAACTTTTACATGAACCAAGGTGTTTTAAAAAAAGAGTGGTATAGCCTCTGGTCCCAAGTTGGCTTATTTTACGGAGAATTTTTCTTTCCCATTCTTATAGCTATTTGCTGTGCGTATATGTGGAGGCTTGAACATTTTAATAAAAACTGGAATATGATCATGACTTCGCCTGTATCAGCAGCTAGTATCTTTGTGTCAAAATTAATAGTGGTGGGCATACTATTGATTTTTGTTCAAATGTTCTTTTTTCTATTGTATTTTTTAGGCGGCAAACTGATAGGCTTAACTGCAGATCTTCCGAATGAAATACCCAGATGGCTATTTCAAGGATGGATGGCTGCACTTACAATCAGCACTGTGCAATTATCGTTGTCAATGCATGTTCGTAGTTTCGCTGCTCCTATTGGTATTTGCTTGTGTGCTGTTTTCATAGGTCTTGGGATGTACGTCACAAATTTGGGGCTATTTTTCCCTCATTCATTATTGACTACTGGGATGGGAGTACTCAGTCAAACAAGTCTTTCATCTGGGGAGAGTCTTTTGTTTTTCATAATGAATCTGCTATATATTGTTGCTACTAGTTTATTAACCATATATCGGATGGGTAAGTCAGATGTAGTTGCCTAA
- a CDS encoding ABC transporter substrate-binding protein, translated as MGIIKKLVLSILVLSMTWIIGCTPKDVDDGQRDIRTEENLELKIGVMPAVDSAPIFIADKNGYFEELGLDVDVQVYTNAMNRQSALQSGELDGAMTDVIALVNNVQNGFDIKVTTSTDGSFPILAKKNFQGQKDIKVGLMEVSVVNYLCDEFLSEEYKVEKIFINEIPARLEMINQGQIDMAVLPEPVASQGELMGLEKKIYESKDEFSPEIMVFTGDSIKNKEKAIKLFHKAYNKAVAEIQKDESIARDILVERLELNPEVKDKITLPKYNMARLPSQEYIEKIMKWNEEVLNKKIDLKYEELVEGKFVK; from the coding sequence ATGGGAATTATTAAGAAGCTAGTTTTATCTATTCTTGTTCTATCCATGACATGGATAATTGGCTGTACTCCTAAGGATGTAGATGATGGTCAAAGGGATATAAGAACAGAAGAAAACTTAGAACTTAAGATTGGAGTAATGCCAGCTGTGGACTCAGCTCCTATTTTTATTGCAGATAAAAATGGATATTTTGAAGAATTAGGTCTAGATGTTGATGTCCAAGTATATACAAATGCCATGAACAGACAAAGTGCTCTTCAAAGTGGAGAACTAGATGGAGCAATGACAGATGTTATTGCATTAGTTAACAATGTGCAAAATGGTTTTGACATAAAGGTGACCACTAGTACTGATGGCAGCTTTCCTATATTAGCTAAGAAGAACTTTCAAGGGCAGAAGGACATAAAAGTAGGTCTCATGGAGGTAAGTGTAGTTAACTACCTTTGTGATGAGTTTTTAAGCGAAGAATATAAAGTTGAGAAAATCTTTATCAATGAAATTCCAGCAAGATTAGAGATGATAAATCAGGGACAAATAGATATGGCAGTGCTTCCTGAGCCAGTTGCATCTCAAGGAGAGCTAATGGGTCTTGAAAAGAAAATCTATGAAAGCAAGGATGAGTTCTCTCCTGAGATTATGGTCTTTACAGGAGATTCTATAAAGAATAAAGAAAAGGCTATTAAACTATTTCATAAGGCTTACAACAAGGCTGTAGCAGAAATTCAAAAGGACGAAAGTATAGCTCGTGATATATTAGTAGAGAGATTAGAGCTTAATCCAGAAGTTAAAGATAAGATTACATTGCCTAAATATAATATGGCAAGGCTTCCAAGCCAAGAATATATTGAAAAGATAATGAAATGGAATGAGGAAGTATTAAATAAAAAAATAGACCTAAAATATGAAGAGCTTGTTGAAGGGAAGTTTGTAAAATAA
- a CDS encoding SprT family zinc-dependent metalloprotease — translation MKNKVYFLKAQNRSIPYRIIRTKRKTIGITVEITGEIKVSAPLYTDERQIIEVVKNKSSWIIEKLTVVEEIRKNVAIKQFVDGEKLLFLGKEYELKMVDTDIHDAKVFPQEDIITVHIPKSMQNENRKQLAREALVIWYKKHFSEIANERIKEYSQQLRVTPCKVTIKEQKTIWGSCSSKGNINLNWRLVMAPIYIIDYVIVHELCHMKVMSHSKDFWNQVELIMPDYTERRKWLKENGHKLVL, via the coding sequence ATGAAGAACAAAGTATATTTTCTAAAAGCTCAGAACAGAAGCATTCCCTATAGGATTATAAGAACTAAACGTAAAACCATAGGAATAACGGTAGAAATAACAGGAGAAATTAAGGTATCCGCACCCTTATATACTGATGAAAGGCAGATTATTGAAGTAGTTAAGAATAAATCAAGTTGGATTATAGAAAAACTAACTGTAGTAGAAGAAATAAGGAAAAATGTAGCTATTAAACAGTTTGTTGATGGAGAAAAGCTTCTTTTTCTAGGAAAAGAATACGAACTTAAAATGGTAGATACGGATATACATGATGCTAAAGTATTTCCACAAGAAGACATAATAACAGTACATATCCCTAAAAGTATGCAGAATGAAAATAGGAAGCAGTTAGCAAGGGAGGCTTTAGTCATATGGTATAAAAAACATTTTTCTGAGATTGCAAATGAAAGAATCAAGGAATACTCTCAACAGCTTAGGGTGACTCCTTGTAAGGTAACTATTAAAGAACAAAAGACTATATGGGGAAGCTGTAGCTCAAAGGGAAATATTAACTTAAACTGGAGATTGGTTATGGCACCTATCTATATAATTGATTATGTAATAGTACACGAGCTATGTCATATGAAGGTCATGAGTCATTCAAAAGACTTTTGGAATCAAGTAGAACTTATAATGCCTGATTATACTGAGAGGCGAAAATGGCTAAAAGAAAATGGTCATAAGTTAGTGTTATAG
- a CDS encoding ABC transporter permease, with translation MKAISLELYKLRHKYLFLMVTLFLLVEIGWAFMAASMSISRNPNNAGWEPLIVMLASMNGLFLPILSAICVSRICDMEHKGNTWKLLLSVSVSRSKLYEAKYISASIVMLWACLLQVFAIIIFGITNGIGSVPLSLLPQFFIGTVLVNMIIIALQQWVSMAIKNQAFALSLGMVGGFIGLVADLLPMKVRRFFIWSYYTGLSPITQSYSSEKMQFIIRDMSSLLPLMVVLIGAGIGIYLAGSIHISRQEA, from the coding sequence ATGAAAGCAATAAGTCTTGAATTATATAAATTACGTCATAAGTATTTGTTTTTAATGGTGACACTATTTTTACTTGTGGAAATCGGATGGGCATTCATGGCAGCCAGTATGTCGATTTCTCGTAATCCGAATAATGCAGGATGGGAACCGCTTATTGTAATGTTGGCTTCTATGAATGGCCTGTTCTTACCTATTCTCTCAGCTATATGTGTATCCCGTATCTGTGACATGGAGCATAAAGGAAACACCTGGAAATTGTTATTGTCTGTTTCTGTAAGTCGGAGTAAGCTCTATGAGGCAAAATATATTTCTGCATCTATCGTCATGTTATGGGCGTGTTTACTGCAAGTATTTGCCATTATAATATTTGGTATTACCAACGGTATTGGCTCAGTGCCCTTATCTCTATTGCCCCAATTCTTTATAGGAACGGTGTTAGTCAATATGATAATTATAGCACTGCAACAATGGGTATCGATGGCAATAAAAAATCAGGCTTTTGCATTATCTCTTGGTATGGTCGGTGGATTCATTGGATTGGTAGCAGATTTACTTCCGATGAAAGTACGGAGATTTTTTATATGGTCTTACTATACAGGTTTGAGTCCTATTACACAAAGTTATTCAAGTGAAAAAATGCAGTTTATTATACGAGATATGAGTTCATTGCTACCTTTGATGGTGGTGCTTATTGGAGCTGGAATTGGAATCTATCTGGCTGGAAGCATCCATATATCAAGACAAGAGGCATAA
- the rbr gene encoding rubrerythrin encodes MNIKGTKTEKNLLEAFAGESMARNKYTYFASVAKKEGYEQIAAIFEETANNEKEHAKLWFKALGELGDTAANLLHAAEGENYEWTDMYERFAKDAEEEGFAELAAKFRMVGKIEKAHEERYRALLNNVEMKKVFEKADETMWECRNCGHLVMGKKAPQLCPVCAHPQSFFEVRKENY; translated from the coding sequence ATGAATATCAAAGGAACAAAAACTGAAAAGAACTTACTAGAAGCATTTGCAGGAGAGTCTATGGCAAGAAATAAGTATACATATTTTGCTTCTGTTGCTAAAAAAGAGGGCTACGAGCAAATTGCTGCTATTTTTGAAGAGACTGCTAACAATGAAAAAGAACATGCTAAGCTTTGGTTCAAGGCACTTGGCGAACTAGGAGACACTGCAGCAAATCTACTTCATGCAGCTGAAGGAGAAAATTATGAGTGGACAGATATGTATGAAAGATTTGCAAAGGATGCTGAAGAAGAAGGTTTTGCTGAACTAGCTGCGAAATTTAGAATGGTTGGAAAAATTGAAAAAGCTCACGAAGAAAGATATCGTGCGCTACTCAATAATGTTGAAATGAAAAAAGTATTTGAAAAAGCAGATGAAACTATGTGGGAATGCCGTAACTGTGGACATCTTGTAATGGGTAAGAAAGCACCTCAGCTTTGTCCAGTTTGTGCACATCCACAAAGCTTCTTTGAAGTTAGAAAAGAAAACTATTAA
- a CDS encoding VOC family protein, translating into MSKFHNEPNIYVTDITLKVEDINRSIEFYRTIIGLRILWQKAKEAILTADETTPLVTLIQPEDVIPKLPRRTGLYHFAILLPNRMQLGLFFKNIRDEEYPLIGGSNHGVSEAIYLEDPDGNGIEVYADTPESNWDRDGDKINMVTEVLDYMGLLKATEDKEWKGMPPETIIGHIHLHVADLDESLKFYEALGFNLVQSMRNSAYFVSSGGYHHHIGFNIWNGRGAAPLPENSVGMKYYTIKYPREGLLKEALKNLENQNYEFTEKENSIFVYDPSHNLIQIKQ; encoded by the coding sequence ATGTCAAAATTTCATAATGAACCAAATATATATGTTACAGATATAACTCTTAAGGTAGAGGATATAAATCGTTCAATTGAGTTCTACAGAACCATAATAGGTTTGAGAATTTTATGGCAAAAAGCTAAAGAAGCTATATTAACTGCAGATGAAACTACACCATTGGTAACTTTAATTCAACCTGAAGATGTAATTCCTAAATTACCTAGAAGAACAGGGCTTTATCATTTTGCCATACTATTGCCTAATCGAATGCAATTAGGTTTATTCTTTAAGAACATCAGAGATGAGGAGTATCCATTGATTGGAGGCTCAAACCATGGTGTAAGTGAAGCAATATATCTAGAAGATCCAGATGGGAATGGAATTGAGGTATATGCAGATACTCCTGAATCTAATTGGGATAGAGATGGTGACAAAATAAATATGGTGACAGAAGTCCTAGACTATATGGGATTATTGAAAGCTACTGAAGACAAGGAATGGAAAGGTATGCCACCTGAAACCATAATTGGCCATATACATCTTCATGTGGCAGATTTAGATGAATCTTTGAAGTTTTATGAGGCTCTAGGCTTTAATTTAGTTCAAAGTATGAGAAATTCAGCATATTTTGTTTCTTCAGGTGGGTATCATCACCATATTGGATTTAACATATGGAATGGTAGAGGTGCAGCGCCCCTGCCTGAAAATTCAGTAGGTATGAAGTATTATACTATTAAATATCCAAGAGAGGGACTATTGAAAGAAGCACTAAAAAATCTAGAAAACCAAAACTATGAGTTTACAGAAAAAGAAAATAGCATTTTTGTATACGACCCTTCCCATAATTTGATACAGATAAAACAATAA
- a CDS encoding HAMP domain-containing sensor histidine kinase — MEGTVRILRRFIGATMIISIFLVIFNFMLLVVWGFKGINEGHSPGVVVKNVAKGLHLSSNTYSLDSSSAELLNQNHAWAMLIDDTGQVAWDYRLPEELYKTYSLVDVAKFTRNYLMDYPVFVWAHDKGLVVIGYPKESLAKYQHIFPTSWVASLPLKMFSLLIGNVALALLLSLFIGSKLIRSIRPLAQGIQELAEDTEVYVEPKGVLANLAQSVNQASALLRQKNESLKSRDEARSNWIAGISHDIRTPLSMVLGYASDLEDSSDIPIEKRQQAAVIRKQAEKLRSLVSDLNLVSMLEYEMQPFNKKLIRLSTLVRQIASEFLNNGLDEHFMLEVKILDEITLVNGDERLLARAITNLIQNSINHNPDGCHIWLQTSYDKNNKNCSFIIADNGKGIARNELPELLELPFSSKRKRSSQNGHGLGLPMVARIAKAHQGHLILSSDIGKGFRAEIVLPSIKSD; from the coding sequence ATGGAAGGAACAGTAAGAATCTTAAGGCGCTTTATAGGTGCAACCATGATAATTTCCATATTCCTAGTGATTTTCAACTTTATGCTTTTAGTTGTCTGGGGTTTTAAGGGTATAAACGAAGGACACTCTCCAGGTGTTGTTGTTAAAAATGTAGCAAAAGGTCTGCACCTCTCGTCCAATACTTATTCTCTAGATTCCTCCTCGGCAGAATTGCTGAATCAGAATCATGCATGGGCAATGCTAATTGACGACACAGGACAAGTAGCGTGGGATTATAGGCTCCCAGAAGAACTTTACAAAACTTATTCTTTAGTTGACGTAGCCAAATTTACTCGTAACTACTTAATGGACTATCCCGTTTTTGTGTGGGCACATGATAAAGGATTAGTAGTTATAGGATATCCAAAAGAAAGCCTGGCAAAATATCAGCATATATTTCCAACAAGTTGGGTTGCTTCTTTACCGTTGAAAATGTTTTCTTTACTCATTGGTAATGTTGCACTTGCATTGCTTTTATCACTTTTCATCGGTTCCAAGCTGATTCGCTCCATTCGTCCACTAGCTCAGGGTATACAAGAACTTGCTGAAGATACAGAAGTCTATGTAGAACCAAAGGGAGTCTTAGCCAATCTTGCACAAAGCGTAAACCAAGCATCAGCTTTGTTGCGGCAAAAAAACGAGAGTCTAAAAAGCAGGGATGAGGCTCGTTCAAACTGGATTGCAGGTATTTCACACGACATTCGGACTCCTCTTTCTATGGTACTTGGCTATGCAAGTGATTTGGAAGATAGTAGTGACATTCCAATAGAAAAAAGGCAACAAGCAGCTGTCATACGCAAGCAAGCAGAGAAGCTGCGTTCTCTTGTGAGTGACTTAAACCTTGTTTCTATGCTGGAATATGAAATGCAACCATTCAACAAAAAACTGATCCGATTATCAACATTGGTAAGACAAATAGCATCTGAATTTCTAAATAATGGATTAGATGAACACTTCATGCTTGAAGTAAAGATTCTAGATGAAATTACCCTAGTCAATGGAGATGAACGTTTGTTGGCACGTGCCATTACTAATCTGATACAAAACAGTATTAACCATAATCCTGATGGTTGCCATATATGGCTACAAACATCTTATGATAAAAATAATAAGAACTGTAGTTTCATCATAGCTGATAATGGTAAAGGAATTGCTCGAAATGAACTTCCTGAGTTATTAGAATTGCCTTTTTCTTCTAAAAGAAAGCGTTCTAGTCAGAATGGACATGGATTAGGATTGCCAATGGTTGCTAGAATTGCAAAAGCACATCAAGGACATTTGATTTTATCAAGCGATATTGGAAAAGGATTTAGAGCAGAGATTGTATTGCCTTCCATAAAATCTGATTAA
- a CDS encoding ABC transporter ATP-binding protein — protein sequence MNQIIYTHNLSKRYGNTYRVKGVNLSVCEGDIYGFLGPNGAGKSTTLKMILGLTRPTDGKVKVFGKDFRTNRRLILAQTGSLIESPSYYGHLTGLENMRVIQRLRDVPDKNVTEALKIVRLEKQKDKKVGQYSLGMKQRLGIAMAILSFPKLLILDEPTNGLDPAGIGEIRELIKSLPQRYEMTVLISSHLLSEIEQMATSVGIINDGIMMFQGSMEVLKNKSRPTIMLKTQNNNLSQKLLFTKGFSPELHEDSLIFENLTDEQVAQINRSLVEANIDVLRIEEHKKNLESIFLDITGKEHSL from the coding sequence ATGAATCAAATTATCTATACTCATAACCTTTCAAAACGATATGGCAACACCTATCGTGTAAAAGGTGTAAATTTATCAGTATGTGAAGGCGATATTTATGGTTTCCTTGGTCCCAATGGAGCAGGAAAATCAACTACATTAAAAATGATTTTAGGGCTTACTCGACCTACTGATGGTAAAGTAAAGGTCTTTGGAAAAGATTTTAGGACAAACCGACGTCTTATTTTAGCCCAAACTGGTTCTCTTATAGAATCACCATCCTATTATGGACATCTCACAGGGCTTGAAAATATGCGTGTTATTCAAAGATTACGCGATGTACCAGATAAGAATGTAACAGAAGCTCTAAAAATTGTACGTTTGGAAAAACAAAAGGATAAAAAAGTAGGACAGTATTCTTTAGGCATGAAGCAGCGTTTAGGAATTGCAATGGCCATATTATCTTTCCCAAAGCTTTTAATTCTGGATGAACCTACAAATGGTCTTGACCCTGCCGGTATTGGTGAAATTAGAGAGCTGATTAAATCTTTACCACAACGGTATGAAATGACGGTGCTGATTTCTAGTCATCTACTTTCTGAAATTGAGCAAATGGCAACCTCAGTAGGCATTATTAACGATGGCATAATGATGTTTCAAGGCAGTATGGAGGTGCTGAAAAACAAAAGTCGTCCAACTATTATGTTAAAAACACAGAACAATAATTTGTCACAGAAGCTACTTTTTACAAAAGGGTTTTCTCCTGAGCTACATGAAGATTCTTTGATATTTGAAAACCTGACTGACGAACAGGTAGCACAAATAAATAGAAGTTTAGTTGAAGCTAATATTGATGTTCTGCGCATTGAAGAACATAAGAAAAACTTAGAGAGCATTTTTTTAGATATTACAGGAAAGGAGCATAGCTTGTAA
- a CDS encoding response regulator transcription factor has translation MDDLKNKKLLIVDDEFEIRNMIDGFLRKEGFTRIYQASNCAEALEIYRSIKPDIAILDVMLPDGDGFSLLSAFRQISNIPILFLSARGEDEDRLLGLGLGADDYIVKPFLPRELILRLTAVLRRVYSAPNQKQYPVFQLGNRTVDLEGCIVRNDSAEFPLTAKERALLSKLFENKNRIVTSDALCQAAWGDDYYGYENTLMVHIRRIREKIEDNPSTPEYLLTIRGLGYKLMIREV, from the coding sequence ATGGATGATTTGAAAAACAAAAAGCTCCTCATCGTAGATGATGAGTTTGAAATAAGAAATATGATTGATGGTTTCTTACGTAAAGAAGGGTTTACGCGCATTTATCAAGCCTCCAATTGTGCAGAGGCATTAGAAATTTACAGGTCTATAAAACCTGACATCGCCATTCTAGATGTCATGCTACCTGATGGCGACGGCTTCTCACTGCTGTCTGCCTTTCGACAAATATCAAATATACCCATTCTATTTTTATCGGCAAGAGGTGAAGATGAGGACCGTTTGTTAGGGCTTGGGCTTGGTGCGGATGATTATATTGTAAAACCATTTTTGCCACGAGAACTAATTCTTCGTCTAACAGCAGTTCTGCGAAGAGTTTATTCAGCACCAAATCAGAAACAATATCCTGTCTTTCAATTAGGAAATCGTACTGTTGACCTTGAAGGCTGTATTGTCCGAAATGACAGCGCTGAATTTCCTTTGACAGCAAAAGAACGTGCTTTGCTGTCTAAGCTTTTTGAAAATAAGAACCGAATCGTAACCAGTGATGCCCTTTGTCAGGCCGCATGGGGAGATGATTATTATGGATATGAAAACACACTTATGGTGCATATCCGTCGCATCCGTGAAAAAATTGAAGATAATCCATCAACCCCAGAATATTTACTGACCATCAGAGGGTTAGGGTACAAGTTGATGATTAGAGAGGTGTAA
- a CDS encoding DUF3006 domain-containing protein produces MKLIVDRFEGEYAVCEKEDGTMVDIKRDTLPKETKEGDILLVEGDSIIIDEQATLARKEHINKLMDDLWE; encoded by the coding sequence ATGAAGCTCATAGTAGATAGGTTTGAAGGAGAATATGCAGTTTGTGAAAAAGAAGATGGCACCATGGTAGATATTAAAAGAGATACACTTCCTAAGGAAACTAAGGAAGGAGATATTCTTTTAGTCGAAGGCGATAGCATTATAATAGATGAGCAAGCTACTTTAGCGAGAAAAGAGCATATAAATAAGTTAATGGATGATTTATGGGAATAA
- a CDS encoding MATE family efflux transporter, whose amino-acid sequence MLEQLLAVTVGMADSIMVARVGESAVSAVSLVDSVNILLINIFAALATGGAVVAGQYLGQKNNEKACKVGEQLIVFATFISLAIMTLMYIGRNFIINVVFGQIEPNVAANANTYMLIVLASIPFIAIYSSGAALFRSMGNSRITMRTSMIMNIINVVGNAILIFGFNMGVEGVAIPTLVSRAVAAIIIVALLRDENLEVHISKPFRYKYDNKMVFKILGIGIPNGIENSMFQLGKILLLSVVAGFGTASITANAVANAVASFGILPGLAIGLGLITVVSQCVGAGDYEQVRYYTKLLLKYAYISLIIVNVAIIFATPLILDIYNLSAETSVMAKKIIIFHSINACFTWASAFTLPNALRASNDVRYTMIVGVGSMWITRIGFGILLAKYMNLGVFGVWVAMIIDWIVRSIFFVTRYRGHKWEIREVYN is encoded by the coding sequence ATGCTAGAACAACTACTAGCCGTAACAGTGGGGATGGCAGATTCAATTATGGTAGCTCGTGTTGGAGAAAGTGCCGTATCGGCTGTTTCTCTTGTTGATTCAGTAAATATATTATTAATAAACATTTTCGCTGCATTGGCTACAGGTGGTGCAGTTGTTGCAGGTCAATATTTAGGGCAAAAAAACAATGAGAAAGCTTGCAAAGTAGGAGAACAGTTGATTGTATTTGCTACATTTATTTCATTAGCTATTATGACTTTAATGTACATTGGAAGGAATTTTATAATAAATGTGGTATTTGGTCAGATAGAACCTAATGTAGCAGCAAATGCAAATACATATATGCTTATAGTTCTTGCCAGTATTCCTTTTATAGCTATTTATAGTAGTGGAGCTGCACTGTTTAGGTCAATGGGAAATTCTAGAATAACCATGAGAACATCTATGATAATGAACATTATAAATGTTGTAGGAAATGCAATACTAATATTTGGATTCAATATGGGTGTAGAAGGTGTTGCTATTCCAACACTTGTTTCAAGGGCAGTTGCAGCTATTATAATAGTAGCATTACTTAGAGATGAGAATCTTGAAGTTCATATAAGTAAACCATTTCGTTATAAGTATGATAATAAAATGGTGTTTAAGATACTAGGAATAGGTATTCCAAATGGAATTGAAAATAGTATGTTTCAGTTAGGAAAAATTTTATTGTTAAGTGTTGTTGCTGGCTTTGGAACAGCTTCAATAACAGCTAACGCTGTAGCTAATGCAGTAGCGTCTTTTGGCATTCTTCCTGGGTTGGCCATAGGACTAGGCCTAATAACAGTAGTAAGTCAATGTGTAGGTGCAGGTGATTATGAGCAAGTGAGATACTATACAAAACTGCTTCTAAAGTATGCATATATTTCTTTGATAATTGTAAATGTTGCTATAATATTTGCTACACCTCTTATACTAGATATTTATAACTTATCTGCTGAAACCTCAGTCATGGCTAAAAAGATAATTATATTTCATAGTATAAATGCATGCTTTACATGGGCATCAGCTTTTACATTACCTAATGCACTTAGGGCATCTAATGATGTACGCTACACAATGATAGTTGGAGTAGGTTCCATGTGGATTACCAGAATAGGATTTGGTATTTTACTTGCTAAATATATGAATCTCGGTGTGTTTGGTGTCTGGGTAGCGATGATTATTGATTGGATAGTTAGAAGTATCTTTTTTGTAACTCGTTATAGAGGACATAAATGGGAGATTAGAGAAGTATATAATTGA
- a CDS encoding H-type small acid-soluble spore protein encodes MLFNRANEILNQKRENIEVLYNGNQVWIEGVNSLNNTAHVRVLENNQGMVVPINELNETGRELK; translated from the coding sequence ATGCTATTTAATAGAGCTAATGAGATATTAAATCAAAAACGTGAAAATATAGAAGTTCTTTATAATGGTAATCAGGTTTGGATAGAAGGGGTCAATTCTTTAAATAACACTGCTCATGTAAGAGTATTAGAAAATAATCAAGGTATGGTAGTGCCTATTAATGAATTAAATGAAACAGGAAGAGAACTGAAATAG
- a CDS encoding cysteine-rich CWC family protein encodes MLEKESYKACPICGEDNNCQHGQGSCWCETVVFPKHLLDMIPDEKKGKACICRSCLEKYQNA; translated from the coding sequence ATGCTAGAAAAAGAATCTTACAAAGCTTGTCCTATTTGTGGTGAAGATAATAACTGTCAGCATGGACAAGGAAGTTGTTGGTGTGAGACTGTAGTATTTCCTAAGCATTTATTAGATATGATTCCTGATGAAAAAAAAGGAAAAGCATGTATATGTAGATCATGTTTAGAAAAATATCAAAATGCATAA